A single region of the Streptomyces sp. ITFR-16 genome encodes:
- a CDS encoding DUF3558 family protein translates to MHRSAPRLTRILACAAVPVMLVVAGCSSDSDGKKDQDASASASADASKSAPVVAPAKFAELPDPCKAVAAKTVKSLVPSAKDKSGTRGKSSDESARGSCSWNGLDDNGVKGSQYRWLDVGFTRFASDQALGSGAARAEQDYAKQIAKAKATDDAKKLETAPADSLGDQATTITYDLAKTGEDFKYATIVARTGNVVVVVNYNGAGYAGSKTPSADTILKGARMAARDAVAAVADANGSKQASGSPEASKSPAASKSPAKKES, encoded by the coding sequence ATGCACCGATCAGCTCCGCGACTCACCCGCATACTCGCCTGCGCCGCCGTTCCGGTGATGCTCGTCGTCGCCGGCTGCTCGTCGGACTCCGACGGCAAGAAGGACCAGGACGCGTCCGCGTCCGCCTCGGCGGACGCGTCGAAGTCGGCGCCGGTGGTCGCACCGGCCAAGTTCGCCGAGCTGCCCGACCCGTGCAAGGCGGTGGCCGCGAAGACGGTCAAGTCCCTGGTCCCCTCGGCCAAGGACAAGAGCGGCACGCGCGGCAAGTCCAGCGACGAGTCCGCGCGCGGCAGCTGCTCCTGGAACGGCCTCGACGACAACGGCGTCAAGGGCTCCCAGTACCGCTGGCTCGACGTCGGCTTCACCCGCTTCGCCTCGGACCAGGCGCTGGGCAGCGGTGCCGCGCGCGCCGAGCAGGACTACGCGAAGCAGATCGCCAAGGCCAAGGCGACCGACGACGCGAAGAAGCTCGAGACCGCCCCCGCCGACTCCCTCGGGGACCAGGCGACCACGATCACCTACGACCTCGCCAAGACGGGTGAGGACTTCAAGTACGCGACGATCGTCGCCCGTACGGGGAACGTGGTCGTCGTCGTCAACTACAACGGCGCGGGCTACGCGGGCTCGAAGACCCCTTCCGCCGACACCATCCTGAAGGGCGCCAGGATGGCGGCCAGGGATGCGGTCGCCGCGGTCGCCGACGCCAACGGGAGCAAGCAGGCGAGCGGCTCCCCCGAGGCGTCGAAGTCCCCCGCCGCCTCGAAGTCCCCGGCCAAGAAGGAGTCCTGA